The sequence below is a genomic window from Montipora capricornis isolate CH-2021 chromosome 14, ASM3666992v2, whole genome shotgun sequence.
tttacgccaccaggaacaaacgaaaaaatacaagcactgaagaacaaactgctcaagaatgcacaactccctttgaaacagcaaaagacatgatcctcgagtcactaaaaagtgctgcatgctacgtggatgtttgcagaacgatcgcaataTGTAatcattgaaagaaaactccactccagatctgatagacgatggtcgtgcaagactcgccaagcacgtggaacacccaacaggattgttcgttgtttggcacagcagataaACGAAAacttgttcccctcactataacataagaccaatcttgcccaaatacaacaacaatttcggcagcaggcaagctcatcacaagccatcgaagttggcataaagcagcaaaGAGCTTAACCTGAAATttgatcatgatggacacaaacaagagctgaaagaacTTCATAAGGTCAGACGCccaaatgtgattgacccaacactccttagagcggctcagttatcgaaCATCAAAGTGCTttacaaaccaagggatttcgttgtaaaaatgttcactcagcaacatCTTCTTCTACAGAATCAAGTTCAAAAtcgatcctggttgttaattATGTGTGTGCTAacccaatccataaactggataaagcggattggcaaattgatttgTCAGAACAATGTGTGATTTCTGTCTCGCTAAAAGTTCATAGAAGCGATGGTCAAGAGAGTCACTagagaaggctgagcgaatgtccgcCGATCTAAtcaatcagaatgtaaacaattggcgtgacgtcggataacacagtttttcccgctctctgaattctgattggtcactTTCAATTTCCGTAGCtttcgccgtatgcaaggtatGTAAGACGTATCGGTCACACAAATTAATGGCTTAGcgccccccacccctcccctgGCTCCTACGTGTTTTCTATGGCTAGGTGTTAGAGCCGAAACTTGTAATCGAAGGCAATGGTCTCGAATCCTGTTCTGGAAAACTTGGATGTTTTTCTCGTATGCCTGCCATATTTTCCGAGAATCTATCATCACGTATTCATAATCACGGTTCTCAGTATCTCTTAACGTTTGCCATTTGCTGCATAATATAACGGAAGTGCACAGTCTCGACAATATAGAGGGACAGTCACTGCCACCTGAACGTAGTTTAACGGCCTCGCTTCCGATAGTTTCCAATAGCTCAATGGTAGCTCATAAACTAGTGATCGGAAGGTCTTACTTAGGTTCGATTCCTACAAAGGAACACTCAGATTTTTCCCGAGTATCTCCGAGTAACTATCGAATAAATATTAATAGATCTCCTTTGATCTTTAGATTGTTATCATGGTATCGGCGTTGGCTATCGTGGCAATGTTAGCGTCACTCGGTCTGGTCGTACTTGTCAGCGGTGGACTGAGCAATGCCCTCACCGTCATTGGAGGATTCCTGAAGATGTTGATAAGAGTCAGAATGATTCAAATAACATGTGTCGTAACCCAGATGGAAGTGCCCCGGATGGACCATGGTGCTACACAACTGATCCAAATATGCGTTGGGAATACTGCAACATCTCGCAATGTCCACCAAGAGGTAGAATGAAAGTCATGATAGTAATCAAAACGATGTAGAAACCTTTGAGACGACAAAAAGGTGAAGTACTAAGGACAGCAGAAGTGTTACACTAaggaaacaaattttttttccgTCTGATCTCTTCATAAAAATAACGTGCAGCCTTAATTCCTTTTAAGCTGCGATTTTGCATTCTATTCTTTTCGGAGGTAAGCCCGGGGGTTAATGTTCCTTTTGACTGCCGACCCTAAAATAGATTGTGGCATGCTGTCAAGTGTAGCAGTGTGCAAGTCTCTGTCTCTGATCACCAAAGAGCCAAATTAACCAAATTCCACTTCTTAATgattaaaagcaaaaactcAAGTTTTTACCGCGCTTTATTAAACACTATATTTATTGGGGAAACGCAATACACAAACATTTCGCCTGGGAAGGACTTTAAGAAAAGTATATTTATTCACTTGTGCAGTCTAGCTTTTGTTAGTAAGAAGAAGGTTTTGTATCAGTACGAATATTGATCTCTCATTTCATGAAAAACTGCAGATATGGGATGACAGGACCGAAGTTAAAACAGATAAATTAAGTCGACACTAGAGCAACAGCTTAAACATTTGTATCAAATCGTGTATTCAAATTCATCAAATTTAACCCTATTTCTTTTAATAAGTTTTGTGACTTTAGGAACTGCGTGTCGACCTCTCAACGTCCTATCTTCATGAAAAGGTGTTTTTAATCAATTCAAGATCTTTTTAAATTCAGTTGGGTAACTTTAACGTGAGATGCATAAATAGACATCATCCATTTCTCCAAAGCATTTGCTTATTACCCTGAAGTGAACAAAGAAAGTACTTTTATCTTTAACTTTTATTCATTAGTGCCCAGGAAGATTCCAACATTACCAGACGGCTTCGCTCTCAATGCCACGACTATTTACTTGTCATGGGAAGCAATTCCTACCTCTTTGCCTTCTGGCAAGGAACCTCTGCTTGGTTATCGCGTTAAATACCAGCGCCTTGGATCACCATTGTACGATCAAGTGAATGTCTCGAGCATTGTCACAGAAATATCTTTGACGAATCTTACTCCAcagacaaaatacaaaatggaAGTGAACGGGTTTAACGCCATCGGTCATGGAGCAGGAAGCACGGCTATCATCATAAAAACATTTCAATCCGGTGAGTCTATATTCTAATGAGAATTTTCGCTTGATGTGTCTTCTTTGAATCCTTTTCCAAAATAAGTAATTAATTGCCTCGGCCAATCACAATAACTAGCCATTCGTAACGTAAACAAATCCATCTCGGGTCATCCTAATGTTTGGACAAAGAAATTTCGGCGCAAACTACCCGATCAAGAAACTGATCTAACGATCTCGTTGCAACGGGTCAGTTTCCAAAACCAACTCACGATATACCTTCAATTATCGGTGGCTGTTTAAAAACAATTGAGGATACTCCTTCTACAAGTCAAACACTACTTTTATTCCCGCAAAATCTGGGAAAGATCCGTAAACTGTTATGAGTTATTTCATACAATAAACATACACAGAAAGCGCAAAACTGGTATAAGAACGATCCGTTTACTAAGCttccattttcttttaatatttattattattattatttttttttttttatttagttcttattctacatattattatttttttgcttaaATATGTATGCTTTATTGTAAGTAGTTAGTAATTTATACAACTCCTTTGAAGACCACTGATGTATTAGATACGATTTCGTGTATCAACAATATTACCATTCATGCATTTTATGAAATCTAACTTGACGTTTCCTATGtggcaacatacattttcaaaagtaaccgttattATATTGAAAactatttatatttcaaaagaaattgcGAGTCGTCATTTAAGTCGTCATGTTCattacaaaatgttattttaaatgtttctttttaatgcTAGGTACCCTACGCATCAAACCTTAATCATCACTTAATTAAActctttctttcctttgcaGGTCTTGTCACTGTTGATATAACACTTCATGTTAGGCTGGACGAGAAATTCAGGGATGATGTACAAAACAGAAACAACAGCAGTTCGTTTGTGAAATTGAAGTACAACATCGAGAGGATGGTataacacatttttaaaaaaaaaaccccacaATATAAAGGCCAATCATTGTACTCTACAATGTTTGAAATATGGGCCAATCATACAGAAAAGCCAAGAGATGTAGACGTTGCTCAGACCGGGAAAATCACAAAGCGTATTAAAAACACTGCGAAAAATCGACACTTGGTACAAAACCTTTCTATCACCATGATTTTTAGCTTTTTACTTAACTTGGCAAGATTTTTAAAATATGaacaacattttttaaattgtaaagcTTGTTTCGATGTTACACAAATCATTACGTTACAAATtgcttgaaaatgtttttaGAACTATAACAACTGCACGAAACATGAAACCTATGATCACATGGAACAAAGCAAGATAGATTAATGGCCTTCAAATGAGGCTACTGCATaatgttaaatattcttttcctTTTTAGATAAACGCTGAATTTAATAATTCCTCTGACTTGAAAGTATATAGCCTCAGAATGAAGAATTTCAGGTAATGGACCTATTAAGAAAACAGATTTAGGGAAATGgtaaaacaaactaaaaataacGTCATTGGATAATATCACCTATTATAGACGCAAGAGAATATCgcttttctgattggtcagtgacgACTGCATAAATAGGATATAGAGTTCATTGtgaaagttgctatggaaacacagcaagAGAGTAtttagtatataataaataaaaaatcgtatgaacttgctcgtgtatttcgtgatttatggacactcgtgatgttttgaaagttctcaaattgcacttgccTACGGCTCAGGCAATtctgagaactttcaaaacatcacttgtgCCCACACGAGTAGCAAGTGCACCGTGAACGAAACTGATGTCAAAGAAAACTCTAATTTTCTTATCACACGTATTGATCTCCTGGCTCACGTGAGTTATCTGTAGGATCGCCTATCTCTTttgacgatgatgttcgtaataataatgatgaccaTATTAGGGAATATGGCAGGGATGACGACAACGGAAACAAGTACCACACAAGTCTATTTAATGCGTAAAATAATAGATTTTCTGCGGTTAGACGTGCGTTTCACTTTTGCCTTCCACTGCAAAACAGTAACGTCAAATGAgcaaatgtaaagttttgtgGAGATCCTCAACACAGGAGGCTAAAGTTGTCATATAAATTCCCTCCTCACTGAAAGGTCTGTTTCTGAGGACCGACACGGAGCTCTCGGAACGACTCTCGGGATTgcttcagaaaacaatggaaacaaagaacgatacaaaagaaacaatggaccaTGACGcaaaagacaactgaaaaaagcgtcctaaagggatccaatggAATTATAGGTTGAAATGAGCTGCTTCCTGATTGATTTCTGTAGTAGGGTTGTTGAATGACATTTTGTAATGTTTATTGCCATACTTTCGTGAAATATGTGATGTAAAGTTGTGAAAAAGGGCTGGGACACTTCGTAATGTTTGTTATTTAGAACGCGTACCTGATTATCGTGTAATCCTGgacaaatttgaaagtaaagTAGGTAATGAGTGTTTATTGTATTTATTTCTTAGAAGCGATGATTTACAGGCGGATTTATTAATCTTAGTCATCATAAATGCCAATACAACGACAAAATCTGAAGCTGTTGGTCGCTTGATCGAAGGGCTTCTTCCGGCAAAAGTCCTAGGAATCACTTCCATATTTGTCGTAGGTGGGTGTTGAAACAGGctaggttaatttttttttatatttgtaaGTTAGTCAAGGAATCAACTAAATTAGTGAGACAGTACAAATTTCAACATTTAATTAGTTGTGTTCCTATCCAAACAAATATACGAATAAAATGCTGGTAAAGAGGCAACAGAGTGTTTTTGTTCCTATGACCATGCAGCCAAgcatatttgcatactaaaacaaaaggaaaattttcatattaatggagttcaattccaaaaagaatattttactcCTCGaacatggccgtcgtgacgACATGTGAACACACCCTATAACAGATAATTCATGCAATATTTGATGGGAGGGAGATTTAGAAGGTACGACTTTTTGCTTACGACTCTCGCATACGAGTAGGAACCCAGTACTAACAAGCGAGCTATGTGAGTGATAAGTTGAATTTAATCGATACCTAACCCTAATGTCATTTTAGACTTAAGATTTAATATTCTAAAGCCAAAGGTAGTAAAACTGATTTAACGTGCGTTGCACGTATGGCTCGCATAGCTCGAGAATATAGTTACTTTTTGTAAACTCAGTTAGGGCGGAGGATGGCCTAATTTGTTTGTATGCAACAAGAATTTGTTCTGAATTTGCTTCTGGTACgatttcttttctctttgaaaaggaaaaccacaGCCTCCTGAAAACGTAAGAGCAGCAGATGTCCAGAAATGGTATTTCGTACTGACCTGGCAACAACCTAAATATGGCGTATATTACCAGATAGACAACTTCACTATTGAGCGAAAGAAAGAAACGGCCGCTAGCTTCACAGTTCTAGAGACTTTACCCTATAAAAAGACAAGGATAAATGTCAAAGATCTCGAACCCGCCACAGAGTATACTATGCGACTGTCGAGCAACAACAAGTATGGAAGATCAAGTGCCATTCTGTTCAAACAAACCACATTACCAGGTAAGTCGACTTGCATCTTGCTGCTGCTTCTGGTTTTTTtcatccttgcttaaggtccctattttgGTTAGAGCACGGTTACGAGGCGACGTGGTTAGGTATATACTTAGACTGTATGCTTTGCCACCTATTTatggcaatagaccttttttaaCGGTTATCTTGGAGTCTACTGCTTTGATGGATGTATTACGGGATGACCAGGGGACAAACTGTTTCAAATCTTTTCCCAACCGAGATGaatttgactttttttctcTACATCCTGTATAGCAAAAGTTTCAATCAACAAACtggtttcaaaattattaaagcaAACCCAAATTTTATCCCAGGACATGAAGACATTTGACCCCTTAACATCCCACAACGTATCCTTCGAAACAAAAGGACCCAAGATGACCGCCGTATCGCAAAACGGTCTATTTTCCGCGGTGGCCCCAAAATCAACTCCGTGCGCCACGACTTTCCTTGTCTAAGTGGCTTGACAAACAGGCTAATAATCAAGATAAAACATTAAATCTCAAGTGGGTCCATTGCTCAATCAGATTCCTTGGAATCTAATTACAATATGATTCGAAGGGAAATAATAAACTTCATCGCGAAATTCACGTTTTTCAAAGAATTAATTTGGTCGTTATTCCAGTTTGATAATTACTTATTACTTATTTTATTAGTATTGCACATCATACATTAGAAAATATACATTGGTAAAGTCAAAGCCAGGGGCTTAAATGGCCTGGGAtcagcagaaaacaaaaataatgtgtATGAGAAAAGAAGGCTTTTAACTTAAATTACAAAACTAACCAAAAGGAAAACACATGTCATACATGCCCAAGGAGAAAGAAACTTTTGAGCTGAGATAGAGTAACCTTTACAAAGTAGCCGAACTCTTCAGGAAATACAGGCCGTGTTTTCTCGACATCCCTTGTCtagcttaacattcctgaaaatggCTTGTTTGCAGTCTTCGTTAAGCGACTttaaaatgatacgtgttttcacgggtattaaacattaaatgaggagagcacgtgccaatacaataatagaaataataatagaaataatagCAACGCCTGTTGCATTTCCAATATGAATAtccgcaagcgactcctcattggccgaaagtcattgccaactcgcttatgCTGCAGCTGCTTTATTTGATGGCTTAAATTaaatgagaattctattgaaatttgcctaCTCTCTTAACTTTAAGCAAGTTGGAAAAGCAACTGTTTTCACGCGATttccggttgtcactcgctaagcaacttgaaaaaccgctcgtgaaaacacagCCACAGAGGGGGTGTTGACGCCAAAAAAGAAAGTTAAGATTTGTATTTTTGTGCTTTCGTATTCTGTACAACGTGGGATTCAGCCATTTCACGTCTCAGAGTTGCCGTGAGGAGAAGGAGAAAGGAAtgaaaacgaaaaatgaaaactCTCATTAAATGCTATTCTTTCAATGGCCTTTTAATCGAAGACCTTAACGCCTTAATAAAGAGCTCAACTCGGCAACTACGACCACGGCGATACGATCTATTGTATGAGCGACAAAAATGGTTGCATGTTCTCTGGGTACTTTTTCGCGTGCAATATGCACACGAAATTGCACGTGAGTTCCGCACATGCACACTCCTTTCGTGATCCTTTCGGAAAACCTACGAAAAGATTTCGGATCCGACATTTGCATGAATTTCATGGCCAAAAGAAGCACGAAATCCGAATCTTAGTAGCCTTTCATGCATGCGTTTAATATGGCGGTCTCTCAAGAAATTGCTCAAAAGTTATACTTTGAAAGTTTACAATGGAAAACAAACCAATTTGACAGACGAAGCCGTATCATACTGTGGCTGAATGTAAAATCAAATTGAACAAACTACCTTTTTGAAAGCTTTTGTACGGTAAATTACACTTGGAAATGTGTTGTTggaattttcaagtttaagCAATGCTTAACTACACGCCTTAGTTGTTTAAAAGATGGACAACGCTTTTGAGGGGATAAAtattagcaaaaccaattgggTTATTCATGCAGAAGATTGTGATTTATTCGTTGGATAGCGTTATCCGCTCTTAGATCAACTGGGATAAGATGATTAATAAATGGATATTTTACTGTGTCTACAGTACCTGGAACGTTTGTCCATGTGTTTTCTGTTGTCTTCCGGCACAGTTGAAAAGAAGACTGAGCATACTCTAGCAAAAAATACCGCTGGTTCAACTGATTAATTTCGGAACAACGATGTCAGTATGTAGATTTACAAATTCAGTGAATCCTTTTATTTCAGTTTTCTATCTTTAAATTCCTATTCTTACATTAGCTCCTAGATAGTTCCTGTTTATGTGGTTATTTTCAGTCGCGACAAATAAGCAATCTCTTCACAGTTTCTCGTTGCATAACGATACACTCAGGCTGCTCCAGTTCACGAATGTCTACACTCTGAACTTCAAGAATTGAAGCCTTCGAACATGAAAAACCTTATCTCAAGTAAAGCAATGTTCATCTCTACAAAGCCTCTGTACACGTTACTTGTTCCCACcatttataataaattatgttaatgTATGCATAATTCAATTCTAACACTCACCTCACAGATCGAACAACTAAccgctgtattttttttctctctacaGACAAATTCCTTCTGAAATTGATGGTGACTATCGTGTTGCCATTTGGCTTAGCTATTCTCTTCATCACGATTGTCTGCATTAAGTTTGGACCACCttgtaaatgtaatgttaaAGACAAGTCTCAGATTGAGGTTAGTAAGGAATTAAGAGGTCTCCGACTTGAAATATCAATTATTTATAACAACTAATGTAATTCTAATAATtctaattatcattattaattttaattaattataataatgaatATTATAGTCCgaataatattatattttgtGACTATATAATGAACAACTGGAATTGGAGATGGGATTGGAGTTTCAGCTAGTAATCAAATAATCATTCCGTTTTTAATATTTGATGTATGTCTCGCAGCATAAACAATCCTTcttcccgaaaaaaaaaccacctAAAATGAGAGCATCTTGAAATTTAGTGAAACGCAAAAGATGGACTGGTTCTGAAACTCTGGAGACTACAAAAGCGTGAACAGTGACATCGCACTTCATGTTAACTTCACCGTGACCATGTGGAATATTTTGTACTCagttcacaactgagttttgaaTAATTTAATCGCAACTTTTAAaatgcccctgtgaccaaaaaaatcaattattttctttctttggatttcaaaactgtgttatTTAAATACTAAGGGACCagagttttaagccttgatttcaaaaggaCTCCATTTCTAACTtcagttcttgagagagctggttcgaggagaaaatgacgtcaaaggctcactagtttaagaaagcagtgcgtgtgtacgccgcagaattcagacttttaaacttgcgttttgcatttataataagctgcattcacacgttgagattttaagcaagtgagcctttgacgtcacttttccctggatccaaccctctgaggtccaatcggtcggggtttgaacgtgagtaatggcggaccatgaagaACAAATTCTTACCTCCAAGagttacactcaaagtaaacggcctttggataaaaaaccaaagctcaatttttttcaagtcaggtgttaaggaaacaaactttcaaaatctaaagaaaaataggaagtgatttcttttttttatcacaggggcattTTAATGGGCTTTGCTTTAgaaaaagggtgtggtttgtgcatggtcaggcccgaaaaagcgaacaaaaacgtagaacaaagaaacttgtcaaaTTTCGAAACCATCTCCATATCTTAACTATGAAAGAAATTAACAGGTCTTCAATTCCAAGAATATATAATCACCATCTGGAATTCAGAAAAATGTGAGTCCAGATGTGATTGAAGTTTCACTTAGTTatcatttttctgtttttaataaTTGATGGATTccgataaaaaattaaaaaaaacataacatgAGAGTATCCTGAAATTTGGTGAAACCACAGAAATGATGAATTATTACTCATGTAGCGGATTATGTAGTGTCCGCGATTACGTACGCGATTTTGTAGTGATTGTGAAGTCGATTGTGGAGCCGGTTATATATCGATTATATGGTCTATCAGATAGCCGATTATGTAGCCGATTGGAGGCGATATATGGCCGATTTTGTTGGCGAGGGTATAGCCGTTATATAGTCAGTGATTATAGCTACTTCGTTAAAGCCGGTAATTTTGCCGATCGCTAATTTGCTTTGATTCAGTCGATCGTGTACTAGCTGTACTGCTGCATAATAATCGCTATACAATCAGGGCGCGGATGCTAGAAATAACgaaacaatttttgcaattactAGTTTTAGGAATACATATCCAAGTACATTAATTATTTGCTGTAAAACACCCAcatacttttttactttttagatAGAGTTGCCTTTGAAAGGCGGTTGGTGCGAGTTTCCAAGATTGCATATTCAACTCGAAGTGAAGTTAGGACAGGGGGCTTTTGGAGAAGTTTATAAAGGAGAGCTGAAGAATGAAAAGGGAGTCATGGCTTGTGCAGTAAAGAAGCTTAAAGGTAGAGCTTGCTCCCTTTGGAGCTCATATCACCTGTCGTTATCTCCATACAAATTTTATTAACTTGGGCTAAAGCTTAAAAATTGGCCAAAAGAGCAGGAGCCCAAGGGCCGATTCCTCCCATTCCACCCCGACTCTAATGAAACTGGTATTCCGGAAGTAAAATAAAAAGCGTCACCATCCCTTGGTggtgcaccccccccccccctcccttctcctggatccgcccctgcagCCCATGAGTAATTTTTAACGTGGAAATTAATGATGACTATCACCAATCAATCTGATGGGTGATCATCTGGAGGCTTACATATAGAAAACTTAGAAATAAGTATCGCAACTaccttaaatttgttttttccaaATTACAAAACACGCCGACAGCAGACGGCTACTAAAAACATACATTGCATGAGCGGACCGAGAGTAGCTTTACAACACAAGTTGAACCAAGAATACGGACTTTGTACTGAATAAAAACCACGGATTCCAAGGAAAAAGAACAATACAAATATGGATAATCGATATGAAGTCACACCAATCTTTATGGAGTGCCATGTTCTGGTTTTGCGCTAACAACCTCCTTTCATTTGAATGACAGAGGGTGCCACAGAGCTAGAAAGGCGAGACCTCATAAACGAACTGAACATTATGGTGACAGTTGGTGAACATCCTAATATTGTCAGTCTTTTGGGGGCATGTACGGCAGGAGGTAAGAATTTGTTCGTAGAGCGATCTTTAGTTTATTGCACAAACTAAAAGATAGGCAGGCAAACACTTACACAAATCTTTCAATTTTGATTCGGTTTAGTGGCGCAAAATCAATGCTTTTATTAATAAGACTGACAATTGGGTAAGAAAAGGACaattaaaggaaacctccagtTCTTCTTAAGATAATCTTTAAACTTCGGAATCATTGTTTGTAACTTTCTCAAAAAAGTGTTCGTAACAGGAAAAGAATAATTTTAGAATCGCTTATTCAcgggcgccaccatcttgaatatcTCGATCTGTCACGTGTTACAGTTACTTCCTCTGACATAAGAGCTTTTGTTTAGTCTCAGATATTTAAGATGGCGACTCcctggaaatttgaaaacaaaaatcagcgattctaaaactcattaattTGAAATACAAGTGCTATCTTTGAAAACTGATTGTAAACTATATTCTCTATGGGTTTAAGTTACTTTTTTGTTGGAGGGAAGGTTCCCTTTAAACCTGTCGATCAAACGCAAGGCAAATTCATGAAGTCGGCGATAAGCGCGTGTAAGTGGATGCGAGAAATTTATAACTTAGCGCATTTCGGAACTGCAATTTTCCTCTGTTTCAGAGCGAGTCTTGATGCGCAAGCTTTAAAcaaaaatgagtttgatttgcttGAAAAAAACAATGGTTTCGCACCGACACTCGCTCTCAAACTTTCAATTCGGAAATGGACTATCGGTTTCGCTCTTAATTCTGACTGGCTAACTTTGTGCCACGTGATTTTTAAGTTTATGATAAGTTTCCTCAATTATAGGGGCCACTTTTCTACAATAAATACAGTAATGAACAACAGGGAAGTGCTAAATAGGACTCATTCCGAATCGCACAACgttgtttgtttgcagacttcctTAAGCGACTTTAAAATGATACGTGTTCTCatgggtaagattaaatgaggagagagcatgTGCCAATACagtcataaaaataataaaaatagcactcCTAGTGTATTTCCCATTTCAATAAAAGtaagcgactcctcattggccgaaagAATGAGAATTCTATTAACTTTCTGGGTTACTTAACTTCAAGCAAGTTGATAAAGGAACTGCTTTCAcagaattttcggttgtcactcgctgagcgacctgaaaaaccgctcgtgaaaacacagCCACTCTTTAGCTCTCGCAGGGACTTTCGGGATTGGTTCataaaacaatggacacaaagaagaatacaaaagaaacaatggtcCATGACGTTAAGCATAATAGAGCAGCGTCCTAAAGGTATTCAATGAAATTAAAAGTTGTAAAGAGTTGCATCCTAACTGTGAATTACTGGCGTCCTTTTAGCACGCTGCGCGCAAATTTTTGTCTTCTCACTTTGAATGTATCTTAAGTGATGAATGTTAACGTTAAACATATCATTGACAATCTCAGACTAATTGCTTAGTCTTTCGTTTGTCTTAAAAGTTGCTAATTATTGACTTTGGTGTTTTTATTCTAAATAGAGCCGATACTGGTAGTTGTGCGCCTAGCGGAGAACGGTTGCTTGTTGGATCGTCTGAAGGAAAATCGTGCAAATCCATACGTCAATGTTGGAAATAAAAAAGCGACTTTTACCGAAACCGATAAAGTCAAGATCGCACGAGACGTGGCCAATGGAATGTTGCACCTTTCAAGCAAAGTGGTGAGTGTCTATCAATTATGATGACGTCGAAAGTTCAGTCGACTTTTACTTACAAACGGTCGAAGGTGGTTACACTTCGTATAATGTGTCTTATGAACATATAGATTGTTtccaatcacgtgatgagatgACCATATTGgtacacaaaaatagcaacttttgtattataatagagtcaaattcccaacaAAAATTTGGCCTGCTGTGACCTCAGGTAAAACCATCTATTTATACGTATCAAATGTCTTCTATTGACTTTTCTTTGCCCTTGTTGATTCGCAGTGTGTTCATCGGG
It includes:
- the LOC138032207 gene encoding uncharacterized protein isoform X1; protein product: MHPGNREESLSRRISFIAYMFVTLILEVSATNETSVNMNNSSSCIQAVPAVSTFSRNNLCIFYKYTLNGFCKGIITSLYVFGDQGTIEYGENQVKSLESFYGLLHIGEKCGPPLIDLYCRYHFPPCDTTLEKPRKRRICQRTCTYLMDVLCKKELESVGNLLKTAPHFDLGMINCSTYPVASGGNGPECYQSSSLPDDDTRSTDCYHGIGVGYRGNVSVTRSGRTCQRWTEQCPHRHWRIPEDVDKSQNDSNNMCRNPDGSAPDGPWCYTTDPNMRWEYCNISQCPPRVPRKIPTLPDGFALNATTIYLSWEAIPTSLPSGKEPLLGYRVKYQRLGSPLYDQVNVSSIVTEISLTNLTPQTKYKMEVNGFNAIGHGAGSTAIIIKTFQSGLVTVDITLHVRLDEKFRDDVQNRNNSSSFVKLKYNIERMINAEFNNSSDLKVYSLRMKNFRSDDLQADLLILVIINANTTTKSEAVGRLIEGLLPAKVLGITSIFVVGKPQPPENVRAADVQKWYFVLTWQQPKYGVYYQIDNFTIERKKETAASFTVLETLPYKKTRINVKDLEPATEYTMRLSSNNKYGRSSAILFKQTTLPDKFLLKLMVTIVLPFGLAILFITIVCIKFGPPCKCNVKDKSQIEIELPLKGGWCEFPRLHIQLEVKLGQGAFGEVYKGELKNEKGVMACAVKKLKEGATELERRDLINELNIMVTVGEHPNIVSLLGACTAGEPILVVVRLAENGCLLDRLKENRANPYVNVGNKKATFTETDKVKIARDVANGMLHLSSKVCVHRDLAARNVLLDKNNVAMVSDFGMSRDIYESGAYEHMSGGMLPVRWMALESIEDFTYNFKTDVWAFGVVLWEIASGGKMPYSALKGLEILDFLNSGQRLKQPEGCSDDTYQMMVSCWKQDPSQRPSFGELVKIFDQKLQTKSVSD
- the LOC138032207 gene encoding uncharacterized protein isoform X2 → MHPGNREESLSRRISFIAYMFVTLILEVSATNETSVNMNNSSSCIQAVPAVSTFSRNNLCIFYKYTLNGFCKGIITSLYVFGDQGTIEYGENQVKSLESFYGLLHIGEKCGPPLIDLYCRYHFPPCDTTLEKPRKRRICQRTCTYLMDVLCKKELESVGNLLKTAPHFDLGMINCSTYPVASGGNGPECYQSSSLPDDDTRSTDCYHGIGVGYRGNVSVTRSGRTCQRWTEQCPHRHWRIPEDVDKSQNDSNNMCRNPDGSAPDGPWCYTTDPNMRWEYCNISQCPPRVPRKIPTLPDGFALNATTIYLSWEAIPTSLPSGKEPLLGYRVKYQRLGSPLYDQVNVSSIVTEISLTNLTPQTKYKMEVNGFNAIGHGAGSTAIIIKTFQSGLVTVDITLHVRLDEKFRDDVQNRNNSSSFVKLKYNIERMINAEFNNSSDLKVYSLRMKNFRSDDLQADLLILVIINANTTTKSEAVGRLIEGLLPAKVLGITSIFVVGKPQPPENVRAADVQKWYFVLTWQQPKYGVYYQIDNFTIERKKETAASFTVLETLPYKKTRINVKDLEPATEYTMRLSSNNKYGRSSAILFKQTTLPDKFLLKLMVTIVLPFGLAILFITIVCIKFGPPCKCNVKDKSQIEIELPLKGGWCEFPRLHIQLEVKLGQGAFGEVYKGELKNEKGVMACAVKKLKEGATELERRDLINELNIMVTVGEHPNIVSLLGACTAGEPILVVVRLAENGCLLDRLKENRANPYVNVGNKKATFTETDKVKIARDVANGMLHLSSKVCVHRDLAARNVLLDKNNVAMVSDFGMSRDIYESGAYEHMSGGMLPVRWMALESIEDFTYNFKTDVWAFGVVLWEIASGGKMPYSALKGLEILDFLNSGQRLKQPEGCSDDTYQMMVSCWKQDPSQRPSFGELVKIFDQKLQTKSV